The Thermoanaerobaculia bacterium DNA window GTTCTCCGCGCGATCTCCTTTGTCGGAAACGCGATCGCCGTCCGGACGCTCCGCGGCACCGTCCGCGGCGTCGCCGCGAACTTCGAGACCGCGCTCGGTCTTCCCCGCGCGCCGGCCCGGAATCTCGCGCGGGAGGTCTTCCGGCAGTACGGGCTGACGACCGTCGACCTCTGGCGTCTCCGCTCGGGCGCGCCCGAGCTCGCGCCGCGGATGACCACCCTCGAACGGGACGCCGCCGTGCTGCGGGGGCTCGTCCGGCAGGGACGCGGGTTCCTGCTCGCGTCCGCCCATGTCGGCAACTGGGAGATGGGGGCGGCGGCGATCCGCGCCGTCGGCCTTCCCGCCGCGGTGGTCGGCCAGCCCGAGCTCGATCCCGCCGTCCACGCCATGCGGCTCTCGATCCGCGCGCGGCTCGGCGTCGAGTCGATCGACATCGGCTCGACGATCGGGACCGCGCTCAGGGTCCGGTCGGCGGTGGAGGCGGGGCGCGTCGTCGCGCTCGCCGTCGACCGCGCCTACGCGGAGGACGAGATCGTCGTGCCGTTTTTCGGGAGGCCGACGCCCTTCCTGCGTTCCCCGGCGCTGCTGGCGCGGTTCTGCCGGTGCCCGATCCTCCCCTGTTTCTTCCTGCGCAACGCCGACGGCACCTACCGCGGCGTGCTCGCGCCGCCGCTCGATCCGGATCCCCGGCTCTCGCCCGACGAGGACGCGGCGCGGATCATGGGCGCGGTCGCACGCAGCGTCGAGGAGGTCGTCCGCGCGGAGCCCGCCCAGTGGTTCAACTTCTACCGTTTCTGGCCCGCCGCCGGCGGGCCGCCGGAACATCCGAAGTAAGATCGCACCGGATGAAGCGCGCGCTCATCACCGGCGTCACAGGACAGGACGGCTCGTATCTCGCCGAGCTGCTGCTCGAGAAGGGGTACGAGGTGCATGGAATGGTCCGCCGCTCCTCGAGCATCGCCCGTTCGCGGATCGACCACCTGAGCCACTGGCAGGGAGGCGGCGACGGGCCCCTCCTCCTCCACTACGGCGACCTGAACGATTCGTCGTCGCTCAGCCGCGTCCTGCGTACGGCGCGGCCCGACGAGGTCTACAACCTCGGAGCGCAGAGCGACGTCCGCGCGAGCTTCGAACTCCCGGAATACACCGGCCAGATCGACGCCCTCGGAACGACGCGGCTGCTCGACGCGATCCTCGACGCCGGGATGTCGCCTCGCTTCTACCAGGCCTCGACGTCCGAGATCTTCGGGAAGGCCCGGGAGTCGCCGCAGAACGAGGACACGCCGTTCCATCCCCGCAGCCCTTACGGCGTCGCGAAGGCCTACGCCTACTGGATCACCGTCAACTACCGCGAGGCGTATGGCTTCCACGCCTCCAACGGCATTCTCTTCAACCACGAAAGCCCCCGGCGCGGAGAGTCCTTCGTCACCCGGAAGATCACCCGCGCGGCCGGCCGGATCGCCCGGGGGCTCCAGGAGACCGTCTTCCTCGGAAATCTCGGGGCGCGGCGCGACTGGGGCTTCGCAGGCGACTACGTGGA harbors:
- a CDS encoding lysophospholipid acyltransferase family protein → MPLHPPPPEPAASPRRLRKWVAHGLSNTTVYGGLLHGGTRLPLSVLRAISFVGNAIAVRTLRGTVRGVAANFETALGLPRAPARNLAREVFRQYGLTTVDLWRLRSGAPELAPRMTTLERDAAVLRGLVRQGRGFLLASAHVGNWEMGAAAIRAVGLPAAVVGQPELDPAVHAMRLSIRARLGVESIDIGSTIGTALRVRSAVEAGRVVALAVDRAYAEDEIVVPFFGRPTPFLRSPALLARFCRCPILPCFFLRNADGTYRGVLAPPLDPDPRLSPDEDAARIMGAVARSVEEVVRAEPAQWFNFYRFWPAAGGPPEHPK
- the gmd gene encoding GDP-mannose 4,6-dehydratase; this translates as MKRALITGVTGQDGSYLAELLLEKGYEVHGMVRRSSSIARSRIDHLSHWQGGGDGPLLLHYGDLNDSSSLSRVLRTARPDEVYNLGAQSDVRASFELPEYTGQIDALGTTRLLDAILDAGMSPRFYQASTSEIFGKARESPQNEDTPFHPRSPYGVAKAYAYWITVNYREAYGFHASNGILFNHESPRRGESFVTRKITRAAGRIARGLQETVFLGNLGARRDWGFAGDYVDGIWRMLQADAPADYVLATGESHSVREFAETAFARAGISLRFEGEGAEEKGIDAATGRVRIAVEPRYFRPSEVDHLVGDSTKARKELGWEPKVRFPELVAMMADADLELSRREAEAERIGARAD